One stretch of Pseudoramibacter sp. DNA includes these proteins:
- a CDS encoding acyl-CoA dehydrogenase family protein — MAYLISDEAKDLLNDVHDFCEREVVEQAKDYDKSGEFPTEMYDKAKEMGLNILEVPTEYGGMERSNPDETEGLTRVDIAALFEEMARADAGFATTISASGLGTKPVLIAGNDDQKKRVCDILCNGGFGAFALTEPGAGSDPAAGKTTAEKVGDEYVLNGTKCFITNGGIADFYCVTAMTDKSKGTHHGMSIFLVEKGTPGLSAGKEEDKMGIRLSNTAEVILEDVHVPKENLLGKEGEGFKIAMETLDQARAWMGVVSVGLAQRAMDEAIKYCKERQQFGRPVLKFQAMQFKIADMAIKIEAARQMNAYALTLMDQGKRYTREAAIAKCFASDTAMEVTTEAVQMFGGYGYIRDYPVEKLMRDAKIFQIFEGTNEIQRIVTANNTIGRF, encoded by the coding sequence ATGGCTTATTTAATTTCTGACGAAGCGAAGGACTTATTAAATGACGTTCATGATTTCTGTGAAAGAGAAGTCGTAGAACAGGCGAAAGATTACGATAAGAGCGGCGAATTTCCAACCGAAATGTACGACAAAGCCAAAGAAATGGGCTTGAACATTCTGGAAGTTCCGACAGAATACGGCGGCATGGAACGCTCCAACCCGGACGAAACCGAAGGGTTGACCCGTGTTGACATTGCGGCATTGTTCGAAGAAATGGCAAGAGCTGACGCCGGCTTCGCAACCACGATCTCCGCTTCCGGCCTCGGGACCAAACCGGTTCTCATCGCTGGCAACGACGATCAGAAAAAACGCGTCTGCGACATCCTGTGCAACGGCGGCTTCGGCGCTTTCGCACTGACCGAACCTGGCGCTGGTTCTGACCCGGCAGCCGGCAAAACCACAGCTGAAAAAGTTGGCGACGAATATGTCTTAAACGGCACCAAATGCTTCATCACCAACGGCGGCATCGCAGATTTCTACTGCGTCACAGCCATGACTGATAAATCCAAGGGCACCCACCACGGCATGTCCATTTTCCTCGTTGAAAAAGGCACACCGGGTCTGTCCGCAGGCAAAGAAGAAGACAAGATGGGCATCCGCCTCTCCAACACCGCTGAAGTGATCCTCGAAGACGTTCACGTTCCGAAGGAAAACCTCCTCGGCAAAGAAGGCGAAGGCTTCAAGATCGCAATGGAAACATTGGATCAGGCCCGTGCATGGATGGGCGTTGTTTCTGTCGGCCTCGCACAGAGAGCCATGGACGAAGCCATCAAATACTGCAAAGAACGTCAGCAGTTCGGCCGTCCTGTCCTGAAATTCCAGGCGATGCAGTTCAAGATCGCCGATATGGCCATCAAGATCGAAGCTGCACGTCAGATGAACGCTTACGCACTGACCTTGATGGATCAGGGCAAACGCTACACCAGAGAAGCAGCTATCGCAAAATGCTTCGCTTCTGATACCGCAATGGAAGTCACCACTGAAGCAGTCCAGATGTTCGGCGGCTACGGCTACATCCGCGACTATCCAGTTGAAAAACTCATGCGCGATGCGAAGATCTTCCAGATCTTTGAAGGGACCAACGAAATCCAGAGAATCGTCACGGCTAACAACACCATCGGCAGATTCTAA
- a CDS encoding FprA family A-type flavoprotein — protein sequence MYNIRKIDNDLTFVGVNDRRLTLFENIHPLPQGVSYNSYVLRDEKNVLFDTVDWSCGRQFFENVEAALDGQDLDYVVVHHAEPDHAATLDEILIRYPKARVLCSAKAKLFLEQFGHQVEDRVDVVKNGDTVSFGKHELTFIQAPMVHWPEVMVSFDSTTGTLFSADAFGSFKTLDGVLFEDEINGAEEIAWLNESRRYYTNIVGKYGKNVQMLLKKAAGLDIKMICPLHGVIWRKDIDRFIEKYQLWSTYTPEHLGVVIACGSMYGDTEQAADILANALVQRGVKRVRFFDVSKTHPSYIIAAIFRYSHLVIASPTYNLGIYPPIHNLINEIKNLNIQNRVVSVIENGSWAVKSGTLIEKELDQNNISFLGDRVTVKSSVNADNRESIIALAQTIADDIYAKKN from the coding sequence ATGTACAATATTCGGAAAATTGACAACGATCTGACTTTTGTCGGCGTCAACGACCGCCGGCTGACCCTGTTTGAAAACATTCACCCGCTGCCCCAGGGGGTGTCCTACAACTCCTACGTGCTGCGGGACGAAAAGAACGTGCTTTTCGACACCGTGGACTGGTCCTGCGGGCGCCAGTTCTTCGAAAACGTCGAAGCGGCCCTGGACGGCCAGGACCTCGACTACGTCGTCGTCCACCACGCCGAACCGGACCACGCCGCGACCCTCGATGAAATCCTCATCCGCTACCCCAAGGCCCGGGTGCTGTGCTCGGCCAAAGCCAAACTTTTCTTGGAACAGTTCGGCCATCAGGTCGAAGACCGGGTCGACGTCGTGAAAAACGGCGACACCGTCTCCTTCGGCAAACACGAACTGACCTTCATCCAGGCCCCGATGGTCCACTGGCCGGAAGTCATGGTTTCTTTTGACTCCACCACCGGCACCCTGTTCTCCGCCGACGCCTTCGGCTCTTTCAAGACTTTGGACGGCGTCCTCTTCGAAGATGAAATCAACGGCGCCGAAGAAATCGCGTGGCTCAACGAATCCCGCCGCTACTACACCAACATCGTCGGCAAGTACGGCAAGAACGTCCAGATGCTCTTAAAGAAGGCCGCCGGCCTCGACATCAAGATGATCTGCCCGCTTCACGGCGTCATCTGGCGCAAAGACATCGACCGCTTCATCGAAAAATACCAGCTGTGGAGCACCTACACGCCGGAACATTTAGGCGTCGTCATCGCCTGCGGCTCCATGTACGGCGACACCGAACAGGCGGCGGACATCCTGGCCAACGCCCTGGTGCAGCGCGGGGTCAAGCGGGTGCGCTTCTTCGACGTGTCCAAGACCCACCCGTCCTACATCATCGCCGCGATCTTCAGATATTCCCATCTCGTCATCGCGTCCCCGACCTACAACCTCGGCATCTACCCGCCGATTCACAACCTCATCAACGAAATCAAGAACCTCAACATCCAGAACCGCGTCGTGTCCGTCATCGAAAACGGCAGCTGGGCCGTGAAGTCCGGCACCCTCATCGAAAAGGAACTGGATCAGAACAACATTTCGTTCTTAGGGGACCGGGTCACCGTGAAATCCTCCGTGAACGCCGACAACAGAGAAAGCATCATCGCCCTGGCCCAGACCATTGCCGACGACATCTACGCAAAGAAGAATTAA
- a CDS encoding FAD-binding oxidoreductase, which produces MSYTYNPVTPEIIEQIKKAANGHVILGEDINDDFAHDEMRIYGQELPDVVVEPRTTEEVAAVVKICNENKIPVTPSGARTALTGAPVSIEKGVMISTLKMNKILGYDEENLVVRIQPGVLLNDLAQDALKHGLMYPPDPGEKFATVGGNVSTNAGGMRAVKYGCTRDYVRSLTVVLPTGEIVKEGADVAKTSSGYSLLNLFVGAEGTLGIVTEMTMKVIVAPKATMSMIIPYPSIEEAIGAVPKLFQAHLDPQALEFMEKDVTMATQKSLEKDVYPAEMDGVEVKAYVLATFDGNDEDELMDKIEKASEVVLEAGALDVLVADTPRLLADAWQIRSSLLETIEESTKLLDECDVVVPITKIPEFLIYAKSLGEGKDYTIKDFGHAGDGNLHIYLCSNGDDKEAFMKESDEFMTKVYDKCVELGGLISGEHGIGMGKMKYLKNMVGEKNMELMRGIKKVFDPNMIMNPGKVCFNPDVDD; this is translated from the coding sequence ATGAGCTATACGTACAATCCGGTTACGCCGGAGATCATTGAACAGATCAAAAAAGCGGCCAACGGCCATGTCATTTTAGGCGAAGACATCAACGACGATTTCGCCCATGACGAAATGCGCATCTACGGCCAGGAACTGCCGGATGTGGTCGTCGAACCGAGAACCACTGAAGAAGTCGCCGCTGTCGTCAAGATCTGCAACGAAAACAAAATCCCGGTAACCCCGTCAGGCGCAAGAACCGCCTTAACCGGCGCACCGGTTTCCATTGAAAAAGGCGTTATGATTTCGACCCTGAAGATGAATAAGATTTTAGGGTACGACGAAGAAAACCTGGTCGTGCGTATTCAGCCAGGGGTGCTTCTGAACGACCTCGCTCAGGATGCCCTGAAACACGGCCTGATGTATCCGCCGGATCCTGGTGAAAAATTCGCAACAGTCGGCGGCAACGTTTCGACTAACGCCGGCGGGATGCGCGCCGTTAAATACGGCTGCACCCGTGACTATGTCCGTTCACTGACCGTCGTTCTGCCCACAGGGGAAATCGTCAAAGAAGGGGCTGACGTCGCCAAGACCAGTTCCGGCTATTCGCTTTTGAACCTGTTTGTCGGCGCTGAAGGGACCCTCGGCATCGTCACCGAAATGACCATGAAAGTCATCGTCGCCCCGAAGGCCACCATGTCCATGATCATTCCTTATCCGAGCATCGAAGAAGCCATTGGCGCTGTGCCGAAACTGTTCCAGGCTCACCTCGATCCCCAGGCTTTGGAATTCATGGAAAAAGACGTCACCATGGCCACCCAGAAATCTTTGGAAAAAGACGTTTACCCGGCCGAAATGGACGGCGTGGAAGTCAAGGCCTATGTCCTCGCCACCTTTGACGGCAACGACGAAGACGAACTCATGGACAAGATCGAAAAAGCCTCAGAAGTCGTCCTCGAAGCGGGCGCCCTCGACGTGCTCGTCGCCGATACCCCGAGACTGTTGGCTGACGCCTGGCAGATCCGTTCGTCGCTCCTTGAAACCATCGAAGAAAGCACGAAGCTCCTCGATGAATGCGACGTCGTTGTGCCAATCACCAAGATTCCTGAATTTTTGATCTACGCCAAATCCTTAGGCGAAGGCAAAGACTACACCATCAAAGACTTCGGCCACGCCGGCGACGGCAACCTGCACATCTACCTGTGCTCCAACGGCGACGACAAGGAAGCCTTCATGAAAGAATCCGACGAATTCATGACCAAAGTCTACGACAAATGCGTCGAACTCGGCGGCCTGATTTCCGGTGAACACGGCATCGGCATGGGCAAGATGAAATACTTGAAGAACATGGTCGGCGAAAAGAACATGGAACTCATGCGCGGCATCAAGAAAGTCTTTGACCCGAACATGATCATGAACCCGGGCAAAGTCTGCTTCAACCCTGACGTCGACGACTGA